From the Pseudomonadota bacterium genome, one window contains:
- a CDS encoding 2-oxoacid:acceptor oxidoreductase family protein, whose amino-acid sequence MLEFRFHGRGGQGAVTSAELLALAAIADGQFAQAFPSFGPERRGAPVVAFARLDKLKIRNRTAVTAPNIVIVLDPSILRIANTSEGLQDGGLQIVNTKKTAADLKAEYKLKGRIVTVDANRIAAEEIGRVITNTTMLGALIRATDAVPRALIVDALQERFGRIAGGNIKAFNRAFDECACEL is encoded by the coding sequence TTCACGGACGCGGCGGGCAGGGCGCCGTCACCTCGGCGGAGCTCTTGGCGCTCGCCGCGATCGCCGACGGCCAGTTCGCCCAGGCGTTCCCGAGCTTCGGGCCCGAGCGCCGCGGCGCGCCGGTCGTCGCCTTCGCGCGCCTCGACAAGCTTAAGATCCGGAACCGGACCGCGGTCACGGCGCCGAACATCGTCATCGTGCTCGATCCCTCGATCCTGCGCATCGCGAACACCTCGGAGGGGCTGCAGGACGGCGGGCTCCAGATCGTGAACACGAAGAAGACCGCCGCGGATCTGAAGGCGGAGTACAAGCTCAAGGGCAGGATCGTCACCGTGGACGCGAACCGCATCGCCGCCGAGGAGATCGGCCGCGTGATCACGAACACGACGATGCTCGGCGCCCTGATCCGCGCCACGGATGCGGTCCCCAGGGCGCTCATCGTCGACGCGCTCCAGGAGCGCTTCGGCCGGATCGCGGGGGGCAACATCAAGGCGTTCAACCGCGCGTTCGACGAGTGCGCGTGCGAGCTTTAG
- a CDS encoding 4Fe-4S binding protein: MSRQSPTPNWRELAIGTSVLEPGSSRYNRTGDWRSSRPVWNLEGCVKCGVCTVFCPEGCISMRAADSYPEADMEYCKGCGICVAECWTGCIVMEEENE, from the coding sequence TTGTCTAGGCAATCCCCGACCCCGAACTGGAGAGAGCTGGCCATCGGCACCTCGGTGCTCGAGCCCGGCTCGTCGCGGTACAACCGGACCGGCGACTGGCGATCCAGCCGACCGGTGTGGAACCTCGAAGGCTGCGTGAAGTGCGGCGTCTGCACGGTCTTCTGCCCCGAGGGGTGCATCTCGATGCGCGCCGCCGACAGCTACCCGGAGGCCGACATGGAGTACTGCAAGGGCTGCGGCATCTGCGTGGCCGAGTGCTGGACCGGCTGCATCGTCATGGAAGAGGAGAACGAGTGA